From a region of the Prevotella melaninogenica genome:
- a CDS encoding YecH family metal-binding protein, with amino-acid sequence MAHGHDVLHMMEGNSYETKEDLVKAIIEHFGEEERFHTCSVDGMNAEELVDFLTERGKFMPAKGGFTVDTTKICNH; translated from the coding sequence ATGGCACATGGACATGATGTACTCCATATGATGGAGGGTAATAGTTATGAAACAAAAGAAGATTTAGTAAAGGCAATTATAGAGCATTTCGGTGAAGAGGAGCGTTTTCATACTTGTTCTGTAGACGGAATGAACGCTGAGGAATTAGTAGATTTCTTGACAGAACGTGGTAAGTTTATGCCTGCTAAGGGGGGATTCACTGTTGATACAACTAAGATTTGTAATCACTAA
- a CDS encoding glutaredoxin-related protein yields the protein MIKIYGMNTCPDCIAVDKHVEGDNRYEVIDIGSHIKYLKDFLRLRDNNAVFDEAKKHGYAGVPCFVLEDGTVTLSPKEAGINLNEAPAASCRLDGSGC from the coding sequence ATGATTAAAATATATGGAATGAATACTTGTCCTGACTGTATTGCAGTTGACAAGCATGTAGAAGGTGACAACCGTTACGAGGTAATTGATATTGGCTCACATATAAAGTATCTTAAAGACTTCCTCCGTCTTCGCGATAACAATGCAGTGTTTGATGAAGCTAAGAAGCACGGCTATGCTGGAGTTCCTTGCTTTGTCCTTGAGGATGGTACTGTAACACTGTCACCTAAAGAAGCAGGTATCAACCTTAATGAGGCTCCAGCAGCATCTTGTCGCCTTGATGGTTCCGGCTGCTAA
- the rny gene encoding ribonuclease Y, translating into MSPIVTVIIAVVCLSAGCAGGFAIFRYILTGKYKDTMDKAEKAAEVIKEKKLLEVKEKFLNKKSELEKEVQQRTLKIQQGENRLKQREVALNQRQEEINRRKQDVDQQQQRVDNEKKLLQIKQQDLEKMQEQERMKLEELSGLSSEEAKKRLIESLKDQAKLDAASYINEIVDEAKLNANQQAKRIVIQTIQRVATETAIENSVSVFHIDSDEVKGRIIGREGRNIRALEAATGVEIVVDDTPEAIVISAFDPVRREICRLALHQLVADGRIHPARIEEVVAKVKKQLDNEIIETGKRTAIDLGIHGLHPELIRIVGKMKYRSSYGQNLLQHARETANLCAVMASELGLNPKKAKRAGLLHDIGKVPDEETDLPHALYGGKIAEKYKEKPDICNAIAAHHDEVEMTTLLAPIVQVCDAISGARPGARREIVEAYIKRLNDLEAIAMSYPGVTKTYAIQAGRELRVIVGADKMDDAESEKLSSEIAEKIQNEMTYPGQVKITVIREIRSVAYAK; encoded by the coding sequence ATGAGTCCAATAGTAACAGTTATAATAGCTGTGGTATGCCTTTCAGCAGGATGTGCTGGTGGATTTGCTATTTTCCGTTATATCTTAACTGGAAAATACAAAGATACAATGGATAAAGCAGAGAAAGCTGCAGAGGTAATTAAAGAAAAGAAACTTCTTGAAGTTAAGGAGAAGTTTCTTAATAAGAAAAGTGAACTCGAGAAAGAGGTTCAACAGCGTACATTGAAGATTCAGCAGGGTGAGAATCGCTTGAAGCAGCGTGAGGTTGCATTGAATCAACGTCAAGAAGAGATTAATCGTCGTAAGCAGGATGTTGATCAGCAGCAGCAGCGTGTTGATAATGAGAAGAAGCTACTACAGATTAAGCAGCAGGATCTTGAGAAGATGCAGGAGCAGGAGCGAATGAAACTCGAGGAGCTCTCAGGTCTTAGTTCAGAAGAAGCAAAGAAGCGTTTGATTGAGAGCTTGAAAGATCAGGCAAAACTTGATGCTGCCTCTTATATCAATGAAATAGTAGATGAAGCAAAGCTTAATGCTAATCAGCAGGCTAAGAGAATTGTCATCCAGACTATCCAGCGTGTTGCAACCGAAACTGCTATTGAGAATTCAGTAAGTGTTTTCCATATTGATAGTGATGAGGTGAAGGGACGTATTATTGGTCGTGAAGGTCGTAATATCCGCGCTTTGGAGGCTGCAACAGGTGTTGAGATTGTTGTTGATGATACTCCGGAAGCTATTGTTATCTCAGCTTTTGATCCAGTTCGTCGTGAGATTTGTCGTTTGGCACTTCATCAGCTTGTTGCTGACGGACGAATTCACCCAGCACGTATCGAAGAAGTTGTTGCTAAGGTTAAGAAACAACTTGATAATGAGATTATTGAAACAGGTAAGCGTACAGCTATTGACCTTGGAATTCATGGTCTCCATCCAGAGTTGATTCGTATTGTTGGTAAGATGAAATATCGTTCTTCATATGGTCAGAACCTTCTGCAGCATGCCCGTGAGACAGCAAATCTTTGTGCTGTTATGGCAAGTGAGTTAGGTTTGAATCCAAAGAAGGCAAAGCGTGCAGGTTTATTGCATGATATCGGTAAGGTACCAGACGAAGAGACAGATTTACCACATGCTCTTTATGGAGGTAAGATTGCTGAGAAGTATAAGGAGAAACCAGATATTTGCAACGCCATTGCGGCTCACCACGATGAGGTTGAGATGACTACACTTCTTGCACCAATCGTTCAGGTATGTGATGCTATCTCTGGTGCTCGTCCAGGTGCTCGTCGTGAGATTGTGGAAGCTTATATCAAGCGTCTGAATGATCTTGAAGCGATTGCAATGAGTTATCCAGGTGTAACAAAGACTTATGCTATTCAGGCTGGTCGCGAACTCCGTGTAATCGTTGGTGCAGACAAGATGGATGATGCAGAAAGCGAGAAGCTCAGTTCTGAGATTGCAGAGAAGATACAGAATGAAATGACCTATCCAGGACAGGTTAAGATTACGGTTATTCGTGAGATTCGTTCTGTTGCTTATGCAAAGTAA
- a CDS encoding cell division protein ZapA produces the protein MADDKLHIRLHVYDAELSVNVPREDEEYYRSAAKLITDTINTYSTLFKGKKGDKDIIYMAMLDIALRYKKEGVRNDTAPFNDILSKLTSEIEDALK, from the coding sequence ATGGCAGACGATAAGTTACATATAAGATTGCATGTGTATGATGCAGAACTCTCCGTAAACGTTCCACGAGAGGATGAGGAGTATTATCGTTCGGCAGCCAAGCTTATTACCGACACAATTAATACTTATTCAACTCTTTTTAAGGGTAAGAAGGGGGATAAGGATATTATATATATGGCAATGTTGGATATTGCATTGCGATATAAGAAAGAAGGTGTACGTAATGATACTGCTCCATTTAATGATATTCTCAGTAAACTCACTTCAGAAATTGAAGATGCACTGAAGTAA
- the rfbA gene encoding glucose-1-phosphate thymidylyltransferase RfbA, protein MKGIVLAGGSGTRLYPITKGISKQLIPIYDKPMIYYPVSVLMLAGIKDILIISTPFDLPGFKRLLGDGSSFGVRFEYAEQPSPDGLAQAFIIGEKFIGNDSVCLVLGDNIFYGAGFSSLLQNSVQMAEKENKATVFGYYVNDPERYGVAEFDKTGKCLSIEEKPEHPKSNYAVVGLYFYPNSVVEIAKNIKPSPRGELEITTVNQCYLKEDNLMVQTLQRGFAWLDTGTHDSLSEASTFIECIEKRQGLKVACLEEIAYKKGWITTEKLREEAQPMIKNNYGKYLLQLAEEKSNPK, encoded by the coding sequence ATGAAAGGAATAGTTCTCGCTGGCGGTTCAGGCACACGCCTCTACCCTATCACAAAAGGAATAAGCAAGCAGCTTATACCAATTTACGATAAACCAATGATTTACTATCCGGTATCAGTTTTGATGCTGGCTGGAATTAAAGATATCCTAATCATCTCTACCCCATTTGACTTACCAGGCTTTAAACGTCTTTTAGGAGATGGAAGTAGTTTTGGAGTACGCTTTGAATACGCAGAACAACCTTCACCAGATGGTCTTGCACAAGCATTTATCATAGGCGAGAAGTTTATTGGGAATGATTCTGTTTGCTTGGTCTTGGGAGATAATATTTTCTATGGAGCAGGCTTCAGTTCATTATTACAAAATAGCGTACAAATGGCTGAAAAAGAGAACAAAGCTACAGTATTTGGCTATTATGTAAATGATCCTGAGAGATATGGTGTTGCTGAATTTGATAAGACTGGGAAATGTCTTAGCATAGAAGAAAAGCCCGAACATCCAAAGAGTAACTACGCTGTTGTAGGACTTTACTTCTACCCTAATAGTGTTGTTGAGATTGCGAAGAATATTAAACCATCACCACGAGGAGAGTTAGAGATTACAACTGTCAATCAGTGTTATCTTAAAGAAGATAATTTAATGGTACAGACTCTACAACGTGGTTTTGCATGGCTTGACACTGGCACACATGACAGTTTGTCGGAGGCAAGTACTTTTATAGAATGTATCGAGAAACGACAAGGACTTAAGGTTGCATGCCTGGAAGAAATAGCATACAAAAAAGGCTGGATAACCACAGAGAAGCTTCGAGAAGAAGCACAACCAATGATTAAGAATAACTATGGTAAATATCTCCTTCAGCTTGCTGAGGAGAAAAGTAACCCAAAATAA
- a CDS encoding GumC family protein, translating to MEETTKLEQGKELEVNEGNSSFDFATLYRTIVLNWYWFVLSLIIFGSLGAIYLRYVTPMYQSTAKLLIKDESNSNRRGSSLQNMSNLGIISNSTGIDNEMEILTSHSIAEDAIRDLKLYVNYTTKGRVKDIILYRNQPLNVDVDQAHLERLNAPINLSITRDSLTYTVTGTYYVPTNDNSNEGPYSINRKFTSLPATIATRAGIITISPNYGHSLKNADVLNVSILSPRMASNKYVNELQVAQTAKSTSIAQLQLTDEVPQRSLDYLKQLAIVYNRQANEDKNTIALRTDKFINDRLGKINAELGKTEGQLQNYKQQNGIVELKMNAGNSVANQNSSELKLAEVETQIELFNTIAREVESSSRNLSQVIPSNVGLDDQSSTTLINKYNELVLERNRLLRSASESSPVVEPLTAQIRELNGNIRRAIGAARQNLQIQRDAVLAQVNKFNEQVAETPQQERMLTQIDRQQEVKSGLYLMLLQKREENNISLAATADKGKLIDDPQLLGKISPKSTSIMLVALLIGLALPVLVILILQFFRYKIEGHDDVARLTKLPIIADVAIASNKAKGKADIVVHENQNNQMEEIFRSMRTNLQFMLKEGQKVVLFTSSTSGEGKTFNAANLSVSFGLLGKKVILIGLDIRRPRLAELFGINDHKHGITNLLVKDNPTIEDIQEQILPSGVNKNLDLLMAGPIPPNPAELIARNSLDIIINLLKERYDYIMIDTAPVGLVTDTLQIARVADASIYMCRADYTPKSSFNLINALANEKKFPNMAIVLNGIDMSKRKYSYYYGYGGYGKYGRYGRASYGTSYGQYGNYGNYGNYANSHYGNKHDDSIKR from the coding sequence ATGGAAGAAACAACTAAATTAGAGCAAGGGAAGGAACTTGAAGTTAATGAAGGTAACTCCTCCTTTGATTTTGCCACCTTGTATCGAACCATTGTACTCAACTGGTACTGGTTTGTACTGTCATTAATTATTTTCGGTAGCTTAGGAGCAATCTATCTTAGATATGTCACACCAATGTATCAGTCTACTGCAAAGTTGCTGATTAAGGACGAAAGTAATAGCAATAGACGTGGTTCCTCTTTACAGAACATGTCAAATCTTGGTATTATCTCAAATTCAACTGGTATTGATAACGAGATGGAGATTCTGACATCACACTCTATTGCAGAAGATGCTATTAGAGACTTGAAGTTATATGTTAACTACACAACAAAGGGAAGAGTTAAGGACATTATTCTTTATCGCAATCAGCCTCTTAACGTTGATGTAGACCAGGCTCATCTTGAAAGATTGAATGCTCCTATTAACTTGAGCATCACAAGAGACAGTTTAACTTACACTGTTACTGGAACTTACTATGTACCAACTAACGACAATTCAAATGAAGGTCCATATTCTATTAATAGAAAGTTTACCAGCCTTCCTGCAACAATAGCAACTCGTGCGGGTATTATTACGATTAGTCCTAATTACGGACATTCATTAAAGAATGCAGATGTTCTTAATGTAAGCATTCTCTCACCAAGAATGGCATCTAATAAGTATGTCAACGAACTTCAAGTTGCACAAACAGCAAAGTCAACCTCTATTGCGCAGCTGCAGCTTACAGACGAAGTACCACAGCGTTCTCTTGATTACTTGAAGCAGTTAGCAATTGTATATAACCGTCAAGCAAATGAGGACAAGAATACCATTGCACTTCGTACAGACAAGTTCATCAATGATCGTTTGGGTAAGATTAATGCCGAGCTGGGCAAGACTGAAGGTCAGTTGCAGAACTATAAACAGCAAAATGGTATTGTAGAGTTGAAGATGAATGCAGGTAACTCTGTAGCAAATCAGAATAGCTCTGAATTAAAGCTTGCAGAGGTTGAGACACAGATTGAACTATTCAATACAATTGCAAGAGAGGTAGAAAGTTCATCTCGTAATCTTTCTCAAGTAATTCCTTCTAATGTAGGTTTGGATGACCAAAGTTCTACAACTCTGATTAACAAATATAACGAGTTAGTACTTGAGCGTAATCGTTTACTCCGTAGTGCTTCAGAAAGTTCTCCTGTAGTAGAACCACTAACAGCACAAATTCGTGAGCTAAATGGTAACATTCGTCGTGCGATTGGTGCTGCACGCCAGAACCTACAGATTCAGCGTGATGCCGTTTTAGCACAGGTTAATAAGTTTAATGAACAGGTTGCTGAGACTCCACAGCAGGAACGTATGCTGACACAGATTGACCGTCAGCAGGAAGTAAAGTCTGGTTTGTACCTTATGTTACTCCAAAAACGTGAGGAAAACAACATTTCTTTGGCAGCAACAGCCGATAAAGGTAAACTTATTGATGACCCACAGTTGTTAGGTAAAATTAGTCCAAAGTCAACATCAATTATGCTTGTTGCTCTACTAATTGGCTTAGCACTTCCTGTATTGGTAATCCTTATCTTACAATTCTTCCGTTATAAGATTGAGGGTCATGATGATGTTGCTCGCCTTACCAAGTTGCCAATCATTGCAGACGTTGCTATTGCAAGTAATAAGGCGAAGGGTAAAGCAGATATCGTTGTACATGAAAACCAGAACAACCAGATGGAAGAAATCTTCCGTTCAATGCGTACCAACCTTCAGTTTATGCTTAAGGAAGGACAGAAGGTTGTACTCTTCACTTCATCTACTTCTGGTGAGGGTAAGACCTTTAACGCAGCAAACCTTTCTGTTAGTTTCGGTCTCTTAGGCAAGAAAGTTATCTTGATTGGTCTTGATATTCGTCGTCCACGTTTGGCAGAGTTGTTCGGTATCAACGATCACAAGCATGGTATTACAAACCTTCTTGTAAAGGATAATCCAACGATAGAAGATATACAGGAGCAGATTTTGCCTTCAGGAGTTAATAAGAATCTGGATCTCCTCATGGCAGGTCCAATTCCTCCAAACCCTGCAGAGCTTATTGCGCGTAATTCATTAGATATTATCATTAATCTCTTGAAGGAGAGATATGATTATATCATGATTGATACCGCACCAGTCGGTCTTGTTACAGATACTCTTCAGATTGCGCGCGTTGCAGATGCCTCTATCTATATGTGTCGTGCAGACTATACTCCAAAGTCAAGCTTCAACTTGATTAATGCACTTGCAAACGAGAAGAAGTTCCCTAACATGGCTATTGTTCTCAATGGTATTGACATGTCTAAGAGAAAATATAGCTATTACTATGGCTATGGCGGTTATGGCAAGTATGGTAGATATGGTAGAGCAAGCTATGGTACAAGCTATGGACAGTATGGAAACTATGGCAATTATGGTAACTATGCTAACAGCCACTATGGCAATAAGCACGATGACTCTATAAAGAGATAA
- a CDS encoding BT0820 family HAD-type phosphatase, producing the protein MIIAVDFDGTIVEHKYPKIGSEIPFATDTLKMLIKDGHQLILWSVREGELLQEAVDWCHERGVDFWAVNKDYPEEEKEKNNHFSRKLKVEMFIDDRNLGGLPDWGTIYQMITNNETWESRNFAHRSFEEHKPPKKKHWWNF; encoded by the coding sequence ATGATTATTGCAGTTGACTTCGATGGAACCATCGTAGAACATAAATATCCTAAAATCGGTAGCGAAATTCCTTTCGCTACTGATACGCTTAAAATGCTGATTAAAGATGGTCACCAACTTATCTTATGGAGCGTCAGAGAAGGCGAACTACTCCAAGAAGCGGTTGATTGGTGCCATGAACGTGGCGTAGACTTTTGGGCTGTAAACAAGGATTATCCTGAAGAAGAAAAAGAGAAGAACAATCATTTCTCAAGAAAGCTAAAGGTAGAAATGTTTATTGATGACCGTAATCTTGGTGGCTTACCAGACTGGGGAACTATCTATCAAATGATAACCAATAACGAGACATGGGAAAGCCGAAACTTTGCACACCGTTCATTTGAAGAACATAAACCACCTAAGAAAAAGCACTGGTGGAATTTCTAA
- the serB gene encoding phosphoserine phosphatase SerB: MIEANVKREELILIRITGQDRPGLTTAVMSILACYNAHVLDIGQADIHSTLSLGILIRIDEQGAGQVMKELLFKATELGVNIGFAPVTDDEYEDWVNRQGKNRYILTIIGRSLSARNIEETTRVITEQGVNIDSILRLTGRQSIRKSNQNVRACIEFSLRGTPKDYRQMQADLMQMSHEQGIDFSLQEDNMYRRMRRLICFDMDSTLIQTECIDELAKRAGVGEKVAAITERAMRGEIDFKKSFTERVALLKGLDADVMKDIAETMPITEGVDRLMTVLKQCGYKIAILSGGFTYFGEYLQRKYGIDYVYANELEIDENNKLTGRYLGDVVDGKRKAELLKLLAQVEKVNLAQTIAVGDGANDLPMLSEAGLGIAFHAKPRVQANAEQNITTIGLDGVLYFLGFKDSYLGEAGKL; this comes from the coding sequence ATGATCGAAGCAAACGTAAAAAGGGAAGAACTGATACTTATACGTATAACAGGACAAGATAGGCCAGGATTGACAACAGCGGTGATGTCAATTCTCGCTTGTTATAATGCCCATGTCTTAGATATTGGTCAGGCTGATATTCATTCCACATTATCTCTTGGTATTCTTATACGTATTGACGAACAGGGTGCTGGGCAGGTAATGAAAGAACTGTTATTCAAGGCTACAGAACTTGGTGTAAATATCGGTTTTGCTCCTGTAACAGATGATGAATACGAAGATTGGGTAAATAGACAAGGGAAAAATCGATATATTCTCACGATCATTGGTAGGTCTTTATCGGCTCGAAATATCGAGGAGACTACTCGTGTAATTACAGAACAAGGTGTGAATATAGATTCTATTCTTCGTTTGACGGGCCGTCAGAGTATTCGTAAAAGTAATCAGAATGTCAGAGCATGTATAGAGTTCTCATTGCGTGGTACCCCTAAAGATTATCGACAGATGCAGGCTGATCTCATGCAGATGAGTCACGAGCAAGGAATTGATTTTTCTTTGCAGGAAGACAATATGTATAGACGTATGCGTCGTCTAATATGTTTTGATATGGATTCTACACTTATTCAGACAGAATGTATTGACGAATTGGCAAAGCGTGCGGGGGTAGGTGAGAAGGTTGCTGCTATTACTGAGCGTGCTATGCGTGGTGAAATAGACTTTAAGAAAAGCTTTACAGAACGCGTTGCTTTGTTGAAGGGGCTTGATGCTGACGTCATGAAGGATATTGCCGAAACAATGCCTATAACAGAAGGTGTTGATCGGTTAATGACCGTTTTGAAGCAGTGTGGATATAAGATAGCCATATTAAGTGGTGGTTTTACTTATTTTGGAGAGTATTTACAGCGCAAGTATGGTATTGATTATGTATATGCTAATGAACTTGAGATAGATGAGAATAATAAACTTACAGGGCGCTATCTTGGTGATGTTGTTGATGGTAAACGTAAGGCTGAGCTATTAAAGTTATTAGCACAAGTAGAGAAGGTTAATCTTGCTCAGACTATAGCTGTTGGTGATGGTGCTAACGATCTTCCTATGCTTTCTGAGGCAGGCTTGGGCATTGCCTTTCATGCTAAACCACGTGTACAAGCTAATGCTGAACAAAATATTACTACTATAGGTTTAGATGGTGTACTTTACTTTCTTGGTTTTAAAGATAGTTATTTGGGCGAAGCTGGTAAACTTTAA
- a CDS encoding 4'-phosphopantetheinyl transferase family protein, with protein sequence MVRITNDAEGKVVIGLLEIERGRQAEKDGVHCVLTEMLGYEPLVEHNEDGKPMIEGYHISISHTLGYVAVILSRDYEVGVDIEYVSDRVNRISSRFLRDDELFADTKDKLIAWCAKETMYKLFSSEHLALKDIKVDPQSSLVTNMKRNITLKFQCECSSKYILTYTWY encoded by the coding sequence GTGGTAAGGATAACGAATGATGCCGAGGGTAAAGTCGTCATTGGTCTGTTGGAGATAGAGAGAGGAAGACAGGCTGAGAAAGATGGGGTACATTGTGTCTTAACGGAAATGTTAGGCTATGAGCCTTTAGTAGAACATAATGAGGATGGTAAACCAATGATAGAGGGCTATCATATAAGTATATCTCATACTCTTGGTTATGTTGCTGTTATTCTTTCTCGTGACTATGAAGTTGGTGTTGATATAGAATACGTTTCTGATAGAGTAAACCGTATATCATCACGTTTCCTAAGAGATGATGAGCTCTTTGCTGATACAAAAGATAAGCTTATTGCTTGGTGTGCCAAGGAAACTATGTATAAGCTCTTTTCTTCTGAACATTTAGCTTTAAAAGATATAAAAGTAGACCCGCAGTCAAGCTTAGTAACTAATATGAAGCGTAATATCACGCTTAAGTTTCAATGTGAGTGTTCTTCAAAGTACATTTTGACTTACACTTGGTATTAA
- the spt gene encoding serine palmitoyltransferase has protein sequence MGQLQDKYKSYREPQKFMDAGVYPYFREITSKQGTEVTDIDGNKILMFGSNAYTGLPNDPRVINAAQRALEKYGSGCAGSRFLNGTLDLHVQLEKELAAFEGKDEALVFSTGFSVNAGVLSVVVGRGDYVICDDRDHASIVDGRRLSFATQLRYKHNDMEDLERVLQRLPHEAVKLIVVDGVFSMEGDLANLPAIVELKHKYNCSIMVDEAHGLGVFGRQGRGVCDHFGLTDEVDLIMGTFSKSLASIGGFIAGDKDTINYLRHTCRTYIFSASNAPAATAAALEALHIIEQEPERLEQLWKVTNYALKRFKEEGFEIGETESPIIPLYVRDIEKTFVVTKLAYEAGVFINPVIPPACAPQDTLVRFALMATHTEEQVERGVQALTKIFKAQGIIK, from the coding sequence ATGGGACAGTTACAAGACAAGTACAAAAGCTACCGCGAGCCGCAGAAGTTTATGGATGCAGGTGTTTATCCATACTTCCGCGAGATTACAAGTAAGCAAGGAACAGAAGTTACAGATATTGATGGCAACAAGATTCTTATGTTTGGTTCTAACGCCTATACAGGTCTTCCAAACGATCCACGTGTGATTAATGCTGCTCAGCGTGCCCTTGAGAAGTATGGCTCAGGTTGTGCCGGAAGTCGTTTCTTAAATGGTACACTCGATCTTCATGTTCAGTTGGAGAAAGAGCTTGCTGCTTTTGAAGGCAAGGATGAGGCTCTTGTTTTTTCAACAGGTTTTTCTGTAAATGCTGGTGTTCTCTCTGTTGTAGTAGGACGTGGTGATTATGTTATCTGTGATGACCGTGATCACGCAAGTATTGTTGATGGACGTCGTTTGAGTTTTGCTACTCAACTTCGTTACAAGCACAATGATATGGAAGATTTGGAGCGTGTGCTTCAGAGACTTCCTCATGAAGCTGTTAAGCTGATTGTTGTTGATGGCGTCTTCTCGATGGAGGGTGATTTAGCTAATCTGCCAGCAATTGTTGAATTGAAGCACAAGTATAACTGCTCAATCATGGTTGATGAGGCACATGGTTTAGGTGTCTTTGGTCGCCAGGGTAGAGGTGTTTGTGATCATTTCGGTTTGACAGATGAGGTAGACCTCATAATGGGTACTTTCTCAAAGAGTTTGGCTTCAATCGGTGGTTTTATAGCTGGTGATAAGGATACTATTAATTATCTCCGTCATACCTGCCGTACATATATCTTCTCTGCAAGTAATGCACCTGCTGCAACTGCTGCTGCTTTGGAGGCACTCCATATCATAGAGCAGGAGCCAGAGCGCTTGGAACAGTTGTGGAAGGTAACTAATTATGCTTTGAAGCGTTTTAAAGAGGAGGGGTTTGAGATTGGTGAAACAGAGAGTCCTATCATCCCTCTTTATGTTCGTGATATTGAAAAGACCTTTGTGGTTACAAAGTTAGCGTATGAGGCTGGTGTGTTTATCAATCCAGTAATTCCTCCAGCATGTGCTCCACAAGACACCTTGGTGCGTTTTGCTTTGATGGCTACTCATACAGAGGAGCAAGTTGAACGTGGTGTTCAGGCTTTGACAAAGATTTTCAAGGCGCAAGGCATTATTAAATAA
- a CDS encoding diacylglycerol/lipid kinase family protein, with protein MNKKKVVFILNPISGTISKAGIPNLIEERLDKDQFDYRIAETQHAGHATNLAREAVKEGIDLVVAVGGDGTVNEVGRSLINTKSALGILPCGSGNGLARHLNLPMNLKKCIDIINCYDVKALDYGIINNHPFFCTCGMGFDAFISMKFAEAGKRGPITYMQKVLEEGLSYEPETYVIEDEDGTHRYKAFLVSAANASQYGNNAYIAPQASMSDGLLDIIIMEPFDLIEAPQVAIELFNKTLDKNLKIKTFRAKHIHIRRKKEGVIHYDGDPITSDADVDISVVPKGINIVVNPKGGKDCRQPNMLQTAFSEIFYNIDLMRQDLTKQSRKVQALNKNLLRKLNI; from the coding sequence ATGAATAAGAAAAAAGTAGTTTTTATCCTAAACCCTATATCGGGTACAATTAGTAAGGCGGGTATTCCAAACCTTATTGAAGAACGACTCGATAAAGACCAGTTTGACTATCGCATTGCTGAAACGCAACATGCGGGTCATGCGACCAACCTTGCCCGAGAAGCTGTGAAAGAAGGTATAGACCTCGTTGTAGCTGTGGGTGGAGATGGCACGGTCAACGAAGTTGGAAGGTCACTTATCAATACTAAGTCAGCTTTAGGCATACTCCCTTGCGGTTCAGGAAATGGACTTGCAAGGCATCTAAACCTACCGATGAACCTAAAGAAATGTATTGACATCATAAACTGTTATGATGTTAAAGCACTCGACTATGGTATCATCAACAACCATCCGTTCTTCTGCACGTGTGGAATGGGCTTTGATGCTTTCATTTCGATGAAATTTGCAGAGGCTGGCAAACGTGGACCTATCACTTATATGCAGAAAGTTCTTGAAGAAGGATTAAGCTATGAGCCTGAAACCTATGTAATAGAAGATGAGGACGGAACGCATCGCTATAAGGCTTTTCTTGTATCAGCAGCCAATGCTTCCCAATATGGTAACAATGCCTATATCGCTCCGCAAGCATCTATGAGCGATGGTTTGTTGGATATTATTATCATGGAACCATTTGACCTCATTGAAGCTCCACAGGTTGCCATTGAACTTTTCAACAAGACTTTGGATAAAAACCTAAAGATAAAGACTTTTAGAGCCAAACATATTCATATACGCCGCAAGAAAGAAGGAGTTATTCATTACGACGGCGATCCTATCACATCTGATGCTGACGTAGATATCTCTGTGGTACCAAAGGGAATAAACATCGTAGTCAATCCAAAAGGAGGGAAAGATTGTAGACAACCCAACATGCTGCAAACTGCCTTTTCCGAAATATTCTACAACATTGACTTGATGAGACAAGACCTTACTAAACAAAGTAGAAAGGTACAGGCACTCAACAAAAATCTGCTCCGTAAACTGAATATATAA